The Anaerolineae bacterium genome window below encodes:
- the carB gene encoding carbamoyl-phosphate synthase large subunit → MPKRTDIHSILVIGSGPIVIGQACEFDYSGTQAVKALKREGYRVILVNSNPATIMTDPELADATYVEPLTPEIVEKIIERERPDALLPTVGGQTGLNLGVMLAESGVLERYGVQLIGASLRAVKLAEDRLLFKEAMLNAGLEVPRSGLARSLEEAWAIAAEIGSYPLLIRPSFTLGGTGGGIAFGPDDFAEKVLFGLRESPVHSVLIEESVLGWKEFELEVMRDRNDNFVVVCSIENLDPMGVHTGDSITVAPAQTLTDKEYQRLRDQARAVMSAVGVETGGSNVQFAINPADGRILVIEMNPRVSRSSALASKATGFPIAKIAALLAVGYTLDEIKNDITRVTVAAFEPSIDYVVVKIPRWAFEKFPGVDPTLGPQMKSVGEVMAIGRTFKEALQKGLRSLEIGRRGFGGLSPHPQPSTSSLLQAWEGGEERAIERLRYLLSVPTRDRLFAVHDALAAGWPHEEICRLTGFDPWFVAQMAQLVEFERELSRYTLESIPAPVLRKAKRWGFSDEQIGELLRWEADPPSLHQRGLLVREKRKELGIKPTYLRVDTCAAEFEAFTPYLYSTYETQDEAAPTDRPKVMILGGGPNRIGQGIEFDYCCVHACWALRDLGYETIMVNCNPETVSTDYDTSDRLYFEPLTFEDVLNIVEMERPVGVIVQFGGQTPLNLVNRLHKAGVPIWGTSPDAIDLAEDRGRFGALLAELDIPQPANGTATSLAEAKRVARQIGYPVLVRPSYVLGGRAMAICYDEVALERYVTEAVAVSEGHPILIDQYVEDAYEVDVDAVCDGERVVIGGIMQHIEEAGVHSGDSACVLPPYKISYFHLNTIREYTERLGLALKVRGLMNVQFAIKDDIVYVLEMNPRASRTVPFVSKATGVPLARLAAQVMAGKTLAELGFTEEPRVDGFFVKEAVLPFKKLPGSDALLGPEMRSTGEVMGHASHFGHAFAKAEMGAGDSLPLQGTVLISVNDYDKGSALKIARDLHRLGFRILATRGTAAFLAGAGLPVKAVNKVSEGSPHVVDLIKRGEIHLIINTPLGRDAYDDGVQIRQAAVRHSIPLLTTLSAAAAAVQGIRALRERELRVRSLQEHHRLQSVPLRSS, encoded by the coding sequence ATGCCGAAACGGACTGACATTCACTCGATTCTGGTGATTGGCTCTGGACCGATCGTCATCGGCCAGGCGTGCGAGTTCGACTACTCCGGCACGCAGGCGGTCAAAGCGCTTAAGCGTGAGGGCTACCGCGTGATATTGGTCAATTCCAACCCAGCGACGATCATGACCGATCCAGAGCTGGCCGACGCCACCTATGTAGAGCCGTTGACACCGGAGATCGTCGAGAAGATCATCGAGCGAGAGCGCCCCGATGCCCTGTTGCCCACGGTGGGTGGCCAGACGGGACTAAACCTGGGCGTGATGTTGGCCGAAAGTGGTGTGCTCGAACGGTACGGCGTGCAATTGATCGGCGCATCCCTGCGGGCAGTGAAGCTGGCCGAGGACCGGCTGCTCTTTAAGGAGGCGATGCTCAACGCTGGATTGGAAGTGCCGCGCAGCGGCTTGGCACGTTCTCTAGAGGAAGCTTGGGCTATTGCTGCTGAGATCGGAAGTTATCCTTTACTCATTCGACCTTCATTTACGCTAGGGGGCACGGGTGGCGGCATCGCCTTCGGCCCTGATGACTTCGCCGAGAAGGTGCTCTTCGGCCTGCGCGAGAGCCCCGTTCACTCGGTGTTGATCGAAGAGTCGGTGTTAGGCTGGAAGGAATTCGAGTTAGAGGTGATGCGCGATCGCAACGACAATTTCGTGGTCGTCTGCTCCATCGAGAACCTCGACCCAATGGGCGTGCATACGGGCGATTCGATCACTGTAGCGCCGGCGCAGACCCTGACCGACAAGGAATATCAGCGCCTGCGCGACCAGGCTCGCGCCGTGATGAGCGCGGTCGGCGTGGAGACAGGAGGATCAAATGTGCAATTCGCGATCAACCCGGCTGATGGCCGCATCTTGGTGATCGAGATGAACCCGCGCGTCTCCCGCTCTTCGGCGCTGGCGTCGAAGGCCACCGGTTTCCCCATCGCCAAGATCGCTGCGCTGCTGGCCGTGGGCTACACGCTGGACGAGATCAAGAACGACATCACTCGGGTGACGGTAGCCGCTTTCGAACCGAGCATTGACTACGTGGTGGTGAAGATCCCGCGCTGGGCGTTCGAGAAGTTCCCCGGCGTGGATCCTACGCTGGGACCGCAGATGAAATCAGTGGGTGAGGTGATGGCTATCGGTCGCACATTCAAGGAGGCTTTGCAAAAGGGCCTCCGTTCGCTGGAGATCGGACGCAGGGGATTCGGTGGCCTGTCCCCTCACCCTCAACCCTCAACTTCCTCTCTCCTTCAAGCTTGGGAGGGGGGTGAGGAAAGAGCGATTGAACGCCTGCGCTACCTGCTCTCCGTCCCCACCCGCGATCGTCTCTTCGCCGTGCACGACGCGCTGGCTGCCGGCTGGCCCCATGAGGAGATCTGCCGGCTCACCGGCTTCGACCCGTGGTTTGTGGCGCAGATGGCACAGCTGGTGGAGTTCGAGCGCGAGCTGTCCCGCTATACGCTGGAAAGCATTCCGGCCCCTGTGCTGCGCAAGGCCAAGCGTTGGGGCTTCAGCGACGAACAAATCGGCGAGCTGTTACGATGGGAAGCCGATCCGCCGAGCTTGCATCAGCGGGGGTTGTTAGTGCGTGAAAAGCGTAAGGAGTTGGGAATTAAGCCCACTTACCTGCGCGTGGACACCTGCGCCGCCGAATTCGAGGCCTTCACGCCATACCTCTACAGCACTTACGAAACCCAGGATGAAGCTGCGCCGACCGACCGTCCTAAGGTCATGATCTTGGGCGGCGGCCCCAACCGCATCGGTCAAGGGATTGAGTTCGACTACTGCTGCGTGCACGCCTGTTGGGCACTACGCGATCTGGGCTACGAGACCATCATGGTCAACTGCAACCCGGAGACGGTTAGCACCGACTACGATACGTCCGATCGTCTTTACTTCGAGCCGCTGACCTTCGAGGATGTGCTCAACATCGTCGAGATGGAACGCCCGGTGGGGGTCATCGTCCAGTTCGGGGGGCAAACGCCACTGAACTTGGTCAATCGCTTGCATAAGGCCGGAGTCCCCATCTGGGGCACCAGCCCCGATGCGATTGATCTGGCAGAGGACCGCGGTCGCTTCGGCGCGCTGTTGGCCGAATTGGACATCCCACAGCCGGCCAACGGCACGGCCACCAGTCTGGCCGAGGCCAAACGCGTCGCTCGCCAGATCGGCTATCCTGTGCTGGTGAGGCCTTCGTATGTACTGGGAGGACGGGCTATGGCGATCTGCTACGACGAGGTAGCGCTGGAGCGATACGTGACCGAGGCCGTGGCTGTATCCGAAGGGCATCCGATCCTGATTGACCAGTATGTAGAAGATGCCTATGAGGTGGATGTGGATGCCGTGTGCGACGGCGAGCGGGTGGTCATCGGCGGCATCATGCAACACATTGAAGAAGCCGGTGTGCATTCGGGTGACTCGGCCTGCGTGTTGCCTCCGTATAAGATCAGCTATTTCCATCTCAACACGATTCGCGAGTACACCGAGCGGCTAGGGTTGGCACTTAAGGTGCGCGGGCTGATGAACGTCCAATTCGCCATCAAGGACGATATCGTCTACGTGCTAGAGATGAACCCGCGCGCCTCTCGCACGGTTCCCTTCGTCTCCAAGGCGACCGGGGTGCCGCTGGCGCGCCTCGCGGCCCAGGTGATGGCTGGGAAGACATTGGCGGAGCTGGGCTTCACGGAGGAACCAAGGGTTGACGGCTTCTTCGTGAAGGAGGCTGTGCTGCCTTTCAAGAAGTTGCCGGGATCCGACGCGCTGTTGGGGCCGGAGATGCGTTCCACCGGCGAGGTGATGGGGCATGCCTCTCACTTCGGACATGCCTTCGCCAAAGCGGAGATGGGCGCCGGCGACTCGCTGCCGCTTCAAGGGACGGTGCTGATCTCCGTCAACGATTACGACAAGGGGAGCGCGCTCAAGATCGCTCGTGACTTGCACCGCCTAGGATTCCGCATTCTGGCGACTAGGGGCACCGCGGCCTTTCTAGCAGGCGCTGGGTTGCCAGTAAAAGCCGTCAACAAAGTCAGCGAAGGTTCGCCCCATGTCGTGGACTTGATCAAGCGAGGCGAGATCCACCTCATCATCAACACGCCCTTAGGCCGTGATGCCTACGATGACGGGGTTCAGATCCGCCAAGCGGCTGTGCGCCACAGCATCCCCCTGCTGACGACCCTTTCGGCCGCCGCTGCAGCCGTGCAAGGGATCCGCGCCCTGCGGGAGCGCGAGCTGCGTGTCCGTAGCTTGCAAGAACATCATCGGCTTCAGAGCGTTCCATTGCGCTCTAGCTAG
- a CDS encoding cytochrome ubiquinol oxidase subunit I: protein MEAVTLARWQFAITTVYHFFFVPLTLGLSVLVALMETIYVRSGNELYKQMAKFWGKLFLINFVMGVVTGIVQEFQFGMNWSEYSRFVGDIFGVPLAIEALLAFFLESTFLGIWTFGWDRLSKGLHALTIWLVALGSNLSALWILIANSFMQQPVGFIIRDGRAEMTDFSAVVLNPNIWVQFPHTVLAGFTTAAFFVLGISAYHLLRERHVDFFRRSFQMASIFGAFSIVMLIFNGHSQAQHIVKIQPMKMAAAEALWESEDPASFSILTIGDLAQRRDVFAIRIPRLLSLLAYNQLSGEVKGIYDLQAEYEQLYGPGDYIPPVAITYWSFRLMVGAGFAMLALALYALFLTMGEAINSQNRLLRAFLWAIPLPYIANTFGWLMTEIGRAPWVVYGVMRIEDAVSPTVSTGMVLASLILFTLIYGLLMFADIYLLVRFAKAGPEGETAETGPLVAKPARV, encoded by the coding sequence ATGGAAGCTGTCACCCTCGCGCGATGGCAGTTCGCCATCACAACAGTTTATCACTTCTTCTTCGTGCCTCTGACGTTAGGGCTGTCAGTGCTGGTGGCACTCATGGAGACCATCTATGTGCGCAGCGGCAACGAGCTCTATAAACAGATGGCTAAATTCTGGGGCAAGCTCTTCTTGATCAACTTCGTTATGGGCGTGGTTACCGGCATCGTGCAGGAGTTCCAGTTCGGCATGAACTGGTCGGAGTACTCCCGGTTCGTTGGCGACATCTTCGGCGTGCCATTGGCCATCGAGGCGTTACTGGCCTTCTTCCTGGAGTCCACCTTCCTAGGCATCTGGACCTTCGGCTGGGATCGCTTATCCAAAGGGCTACATGCGTTGACCATCTGGTTGGTAGCCCTCGGATCTAACCTTTCGGCGCTGTGGATCCTCATCGCCAACTCCTTCATGCAACAACCAGTGGGCTTTATCATCCGCGATGGGCGGGCGGAGATGACCGACTTCAGTGCGGTGGTGTTGAACCCTAACATTTGGGTTCAGTTCCCGCATACTGTGCTGGCTGGGTTCACCACTGCTGCTTTCTTCGTACTGGGCATCAGCGCCTATCACCTGTTGCGCGAGCGTCATGTTGATTTCTTCCGTCGGTCGTTTCAGATGGCCAGCATCTTCGGCGCCTTCTCTATTGTGATGCTCATCTTCAATGGGCACAGCCAGGCACAGCACATAGTAAAGATCCAGCCCATGAAGATGGCCGCGGCAGAGGCGCTGTGGGAGAGCGAGGACCCGGCTTCCTTCTCGATCCTCACCATCGGCGATCTGGCCCAACGGCGGGATGTCTTCGCTATCCGCATCCCACGGCTGCTGAGCTTGCTGGCCTACAATCAGCTCAGCGGCGAAGTTAAAGGGATCTACGACCTGCAGGCAGAATACGAACAGCTTTACGGGCCGGGCGATTACATCCCGCCTGTGGCTATCACGTACTGGAGCTTTCGTCTGATGGTAGGGGCGGGGTTTGCCATGCTGGCGCTGGCATTGTATGCGCTGTTCCTGACCATGGGAGAGGCCATCAACAGCCAAAACCGCCTGCTTAGAGCCTTTCTGTGGGCCATCCCCCTACCGTACATCGCTAACACCTTCGGCTGGCTGATGACCGAGATCGGGCGGGCGCCGTGGGTGGTCTATGGGGTTATGCGCATTGAGGACGCCGTCTCGCCCACGGTCTCCACGGGTATGGTATTGGCCTCGCTTATCCTCTTCACCCTGATCTATGGCCTGCTGATGTTCGCTGATATCTATCTGCTGGTCCGATTTGCCAAGGCGGGGCCGGAAGGGGAGACAGCCGAAACGGGGCCACTCGTAGCTAAGCCGGCTCGCGTGTGA
- the cydB gene encoding cytochrome d ubiquinol oxidase subunit II codes for MDLNTLWFVLIAILYIGFFILEGFDYGVGILLPFLGKDDQQRRQIINTIGPFWDGNEVWLITAGGATFAAFPHWYATLFSGFYLALLLILLALILRGVAFEFRSKDENPLWRSLWDWAIFIGSAIPALLFGVAFGNLVRGVPIDANMQYVGTFFDLLNPYALVAGLASLITFTLHGAIFLSLRTDDEVLTAARSAARRLWLPTVIVLATLWVYTYFATDILERLGINPGVIPLIGMIAMLGTGYMLRRGWDGWAFVGTAISIAAAVITMFIILYPRVMISSLNPEWSLTIYNASSSPYTLRLMAIIAVIFVPIVLGYQAWTYWVFRHRVTREQRLEY; via the coding sequence ATGGATCTCAACACGCTGTGGTTTGTCTTGATCGCCATCCTCTATATCGGCTTTTTCATCCTAGAGGGCTTCGATTATGGCGTGGGCATTCTATTGCCCTTCTTGGGCAAGGATGACCAGCAACGACGGCAGATCATCAACACCATCGGCCCGTTCTGGGATGGAAATGAGGTTTGGTTGATCACCGCAGGTGGAGCGACGTTCGCCGCGTTTCCGCATTGGTATGCGACCCTCTTTAGCGGATTTTACCTGGCGCTTCTGTTGATCTTGCTGGCCTTGATTTTGCGCGGCGTCGCGTTTGAGTTCCGCAGCAAAGACGAAAACCCTCTCTGGCGTAGCCTATGGGACTGGGCCATCTTCATCGGGAGCGCGATACCGGCGTTGCTATTCGGCGTGGCATTTGGCAACTTAGTACGGGGGGTCCCCATTGACGCCAACATGCAGTATGTGGGCACCTTCTTTGATCTACTGAACCCCTACGCGCTAGTGGCTGGGCTGGCATCGCTCATCACCTTCACGTTGCACGGGGCCATCTTCCTCAGCTTGCGGACGGATGACGAGGTGCTAACGGCGGCGAGATCTGCAGCACGGCGCCTGTGGCTTCCCACGGTCATCGTCTTGGCAACGCTTTGGGTCTACACATACTTCGCCACCGATATCCTGGAACGGCTGGGGATCAACCCTGGCGTGATCCCACTCATCGGCATGATCGCTATGCTAGGGACAGGTTACATGTTACGACGGGGATGGGACGGCTGGGCCTTTGTAGGGACGGCTATCTCCATCGCCGCGGCGGTAATCACCATGTTTATCATTCTGTATCCCCGGGTGATGATCTCCAGCCTGAACCCAGAATGGAGCCTGACCATCTACAACGCCTCATCCAGCCCATACACCTTGCGGCTGATGGCGATCATCGCCGTGATCTTCGTGCCCATCGTGTTAGGATACCAGGCATGGACCTACTGGGTGTTCCGCCACCGGGTGACCCGGGAGCAAAGGCTGGAGTATTAG
- the cydD gene encoding thiol reductant ABC exporter subunit CydD: protein MKLDRRLLAYARSERWLLGMTILFGAIGGALTVLQAQYLTCIIDRVFLQRASLADVIPFLGWLALCILGRAACTWASEAGGASLAARIKIALRERLYWHALSLGPLWARGERTGELANAMTEGIEALDVYFSGYLPQLALAALIPLTILGFVLPIDPLSALILFLTAPLIPIFMRLIGSASDALTRRQWESLSRLSAHFFDVLQGLTTLKILGRSRDQIETIRVVTDRFRQATLSVLRVAFLSALALELVSTISTAVVAVTVGLRLLYGHLTFGQAFFVLLLAPEFYLPLRLLGIRFHAGISGITAAQRIFAILESEPIAPPPSSPPEVGRRAQIEPPLTVRFHGVSCQYPDAMAPALTDVSFTIEPGQKVAVVGPTGAGKSTLTHLLLRFLEPTMGYITINGMPLREIDPAEWRSLIAWVPQMPYLFHDTVAANIRLAKPDASMDQVVEAARLAHAHEFICELPDGYYTVIGERGQRLSGGQAQRLALARAFLKNAPLLILDEPSASLDPEHEHWISQAIQRLLQRRSALIIAHRLNTIREADQILVLDGGRLVQMGRHVELIEQPGLYRQLILAGGTIP, encoded by the coding sequence ATGAAGCTCGATAGGCGACTCCTTGCTTACGCCCGGTCTGAGCGTTGGCTCCTGGGGATGACAATCCTCTTCGGCGCGATCGGCGGAGCGCTTACCGTGCTGCAGGCCCAATATCTGACCTGCATCATTGACAGAGTATTCCTCCAACGGGCCTCTTTGGCCGACGTGATTCCTTTTTTAGGCTGGCTGGCTCTATGCATCTTAGGACGGGCAGCTTGCACCTGGGCTAGTGAAGCTGGCGGCGCGAGCCTAGCAGCCCGGATCAAGATCGCGCTGCGCGAACGCCTATATTGGCACGCCCTCTCACTGGGCCCCCTGTGGGCTCGCGGCGAACGCACAGGGGAATTGGCCAACGCGATGACCGAAGGGATCGAGGCGCTCGATGTCTACTTCAGTGGCTATCTGCCGCAGCTGGCATTAGCTGCCCTAATCCCGCTGACGATCTTGGGCTTCGTATTACCTATTGACCCTCTCTCGGCGCTCATCCTGTTCCTTACTGCCCCGCTGATTCCTATCTTCATGAGATTGATCGGCTCCGCCTCTGACGCCCTGACCCGCCGCCAATGGGAGTCGTTGAGCCGGCTGAGCGCACACTTTTTCGACGTCTTACAAGGGCTGACAACGCTGAAAATTCTGGGACGCAGCCGCGATCAGATTGAGACAATCCGCGTTGTAACAGATCGCTTTCGCCAAGCGACGTTAAGCGTGTTGCGCGTGGCATTTCTCTCCGCCCTCGCCCTAGAGCTGGTATCCACTATTAGCACCGCGGTCGTCGCAGTGACGGTCGGCCTGCGTCTGCTCTATGGTCACCTCACCTTTGGACAGGCGTTCTTTGTGCTGCTTCTGGCGCCGGAGTTTTACCTTCCGCTGCGATTGCTGGGCATCCGCTTCCATGCAGGCATCTCCGGGATCACAGCCGCACAGCGCATCTTCGCCATCCTGGAGTCCGAGCCAATAGCTCCGCCCCCTTCCTCACCACCTGAGGTGGGGCGTCGTGCCCAGATCGAGCCGCCGCTGACGGTGCGATTTCATGGTGTGAGTTGTCAGTATCCAGACGCCATGGCTCCAGCCCTCACCGATGTGTCATTTACCATCGAACCCGGACAGAAAGTGGCCGTGGTCGGGCCGACGGGAGCGGGAAAGAGCACGCTGACGCATCTGCTTTTGAGGTTCCTAGAGCCCACTATGGGCTATATCACGATCAACGGTATGCCCCTCCGCGAGATCGATCCTGCAGAGTGGCGATCACTAATCGCATGGGTGCCACAGATGCCGTATCTGTTTCACGACACGGTGGCCGCCAACATCCGCCTAGCGAAGCCAGACGCATCCATGGACCAGGTCGTCGAGGCGGCGCGCCTGGCTCACGCGCACGAGTTCATCTGCGAGCTGCCCGATGGCTACTATACGGTAATCGGCGAGCGCGGCCAGCGTCTCAGTGGTGGGCAGGCCCAGCGACTGGCACTGGCCCGGGCGTTTCTTAAAAATGCCCCGCTCTTGATCCTTGATGAGCCCAGCGCTAGCCTGGATCCCGAGCACGAGCACTGGATCAGCCAGGCGATCCAACGGCTGCTGCAAAGGCGAAGCGCCCTGATCATCGCCCATCGGCTGAACACAATACGAGAGGCTGACCAGATCCTGGTGCTGGATGGTGGTCGCCTAGTACAGATGGGCCGGCATGTTGAGCTAATCGAACAGCCTGGGCTGTATCGGCAACTGATCCTGGCAGGAGGCACAATCCCATGA
- the cydC gene encoding thiol reductant ABC exporter subunit CydC, translating to MKHPLWHLIRLLLPFRRWIALSIALGALTVLSSVGLMATSAYIIAAAALHPSIADLQVAIVGVRFFGLARGVFRYLERYLSHEVTFRLLGQLRVWFYAALEPLAPARLWAYHSGDLLTRAVGDIEALQHFYIRAIAPPLVAALIAVTTSALLGSFNALLGTALLGLFAIGGFGLAWLSWHFSRTSGREVIRRRAQATTLITDGIQGMADLLAFGQEHSYANQLGDAHRAWARSQCRLGWLNAVQDGLGIALMHGGAMMILALAIPLAYHGEIAGVYLAVITLGALASFEAALALPQAAHHLASSLEAARRLFEITDAEPPIREPERAIPPPASPIVRIRDLWLRYGSDEPWALRGVNLDLLPGHSIAVVGPSGSGKSSLARALLRLWEYERGSITIGGVELRQIASSDVPRIFAYVAQQTHLFNGTIRENLLLACPNAAEEDIIRAAEAAQAHAFIASLPRGYDTWVGELGLRLSGGERQRIAIARALLQDAPVLILDEPTANLDAITERRLLEVIRQIARDRSLLLITHRLTGIAWADEILVLKGGQIVERGSHEELLRHHGEYWRMLTLQQSAIPDMTPSG from the coding sequence ATGAAGCATCCACTGTGGCACCTGATTCGGTTGCTCCTCCCGTTCCGGCGATGGATCGCTCTCTCGATCGCTCTAGGGGCCCTGACAGTTCTCAGCAGCGTAGGGTTGATGGCCACATCTGCATACATCATCGCAGCGGCAGCCCTACACCCGTCCATCGCTGACCTCCAGGTTGCCATCGTAGGGGTGCGGTTCTTCGGCTTGGCACGCGGGGTTTTCCGCTATCTGGAGCGTTACCTCTCCCACGAGGTCACATTTCGCCTCCTGGGGCAATTGCGCGTCTGGTTTTATGCGGCACTGGAGCCACTGGCTCCCGCCCGGCTATGGGCTTATCACAGCGGCGATCTACTCACTCGCGCAGTAGGAGATATCGAGGCACTGCAGCACTTCTACATACGCGCGATAGCGCCGCCCCTCGTAGCCGCTCTCATTGCAGTCACTACGAGTGCCCTCCTTGGATCGTTTAATGCCCTGCTGGGAACAGCCCTCTTGGGCCTGTTCGCCATCGGCGGGTTCGGTTTGGCCTGGTTGAGCTGGCACTTCAGTCGGACCTCTGGCAGAGAAGTCATCCGTCGGCGAGCCCAGGCCACAACGCTCATCACCGATGGCATCCAGGGGATGGCGGACCTCCTAGCGTTCGGACAGGAACATAGCTATGCAAATCAACTGGGCGATGCCCACCGAGCGTGGGCGCGCTCACAATGCCGCTTAGGGTGGCTTAACGCTGTGCAGGACGGGCTGGGGATCGCGCTCATGCACGGCGGAGCCATGATGATCCTGGCCCTGGCAATCCCGTTGGCCTATCACGGTGAGATCGCAGGGGTATATCTGGCGGTTATCACGCTGGGCGCCCTGGCCAGCTTTGAGGCCGCGCTCGCTCTGCCGCAGGCGGCGCACCATCTGGCCAGCAGCCTCGAGGCAGCCCGCCGCTTATTCGAGATCACCGATGCCGAGCCACCGATCCGCGAGCCAGAACGAGCCATACCGCCTCCAGCATCGCCGATCGTGAGGATCCGCGATCTGTGGCTGCGCTACGGCTCCGACGAGCCATGGGCGCTTCGAGGGGTCAACCTGGACCTGCTCCCCGGCCACTCCATCGCAGTGGTCGGCCCGAGTGGCTCCGGGAAATCCAGTCTTGCGCGCGCTCTGCTTCGCCTTTGGGAGTACGAGCGGGGCTCCATCACTATAGGCGGCGTCGAACTACGCCAGATCGCCAGCAGCGATGTCCCGCGCATCTTCGCCTATGTGGCACAACAAACACACCTCTTCAACGGCACGATCCGTGAAAACCTGCTGCTGGCCTGCCCTAATGCCGCAGAGGAAGATATAATACGTGCGGCGGAGGCAGCCCAGGCACACGCGTTTATCGCCTCTCTCCCTCGTGGATACGACACATGGGTTGGCGAGCTGGGGCTGCGGCTCAGCGGCGGCGAGCGGCAGAGGATCGCCATCGCTCGAGCGCTCCTGCAAGACGCCCCAGTACTCATCCTCGACGAGCCCACCGCTAACCTGGACGCCATTACCGAACGGCGGCTGCTGGAAGTCATCCGCCAAATCGCTCGCGATCGAAGCCTGCTGTTGATCACGCATCGTCTGACCGGCATCGCTTGGGCTGATGAGATCCTGGTCCTGAAGGGCGGACAAATCGTAGAGCGAGGCAGCCATGAAGAGCTATTGCGACATCACGGCGAATACTGGCGCATGTTAACCCTGCAACAAAGCGCCATCCCCGATATGACACCCTCTGGCTGA
- a CDS encoding PLP-dependent aminotransferase family protein has product MQLTLDRDSPVPLYRQIVYQIREMILSGKLPPGARLPAERSLAAALGVNRTTIVNAYQELRADGLVEAHVGRGTTVRSPTSSIQAEFSPPLSWPNLLALRARHLYNSSVQEIARLVAREGMIGLATGLPTSEMSPIVDLQQLVHGILGREGAWVLRDSPTEGLEPLREAIASWLALKGCAVSPRQVLVVSGSQQGLDLAARLLLEPGDAVIVEAPTYLGALQVFRMAGARLIGIPMDESGMRVDLLEPLLAHYRPRLIYTMPTFQNPTGATLIPERRERLLALAGRYQVPILEDDSYSDLYYDAPPPASLLAYDRHGVVLHLGSLSPALGPGLRLGWIVAPMPTLEPLTALKQVADLHPSTLIQVMALELLRSGQLAAHLGWARQVYARRRDAMEQALRRYMSATSSFPLLTWQTPHGGFYYWCRLPDGLRAWDVLHKAAHEGVVFVPGEIFFPDGEGAPFLRLNFSHPTEAQIEEGIRRLAQAIQRMCGPSLEAARSIQVAIRPVV; this is encoded by the coding sequence ATGCAGCTTACCTTAGACCGCGACAGCCCTGTGCCACTTTATCGACAGATTGTATACCAAATCCGGGAGATGATCCTCTCAGGTAAACTGCCCCCCGGCGCTCGCTTGCCTGCTGAGCGCTCCCTCGCCGCCGCATTGGGCGTCAACCGCACTACCATCGTCAACGCCTATCAGGAACTTCGGGCGGATGGGCTAGTGGAGGCTCATGTGGGACGCGGAACCACCGTTCGCTCACCAACTTCCTCAATCCAAGCAGAATTCTCACCGCCGTTGTCCTGGCCAAATCTGCTGGCCTTGCGAGCGCGTCACTTGTATAACTCTTCCGTCCAAGAGATCGCCCGCCTGGTGGCTCGAGAAGGCATGATCGGCCTGGCGACGGGATTACCCACCTCGGAGATGTCCCCCATCGTGGACCTCCAACAGCTTGTTCACGGCATCTTGGGACGCGAGGGGGCGTGGGTACTTCGAGACTCCCCCACCGAAGGCTTGGAGCCCCTACGGGAAGCAATCGCCTCATGGCTAGCGCTCAAGGGATGTGCCGTCTCACCGCGCCAAGTGTTAGTTGTGTCCGGTTCCCAGCAAGGGCTGGACCTGGCCGCCCGATTATTGCTGGAACCGGGAGACGCGGTCATCGTCGAGGCGCCTACGTATCTCGGCGCGCTCCAGGTGTTCCGCATGGCCGGCGCGCGGCTCATCGGTATCCCCATGGATGAGTCCGGCATGCGAGTGGATTTGCTGGAGCCGTTACTGGCCCACTATCGGCCACGGCTGATCTACACTATGCCGACCTTCCAGAACCCTACCGGCGCTACCCTTATCCCAGAGCGGAGGGAGCGCCTCCTAGCATTGGCTGGCCGCTATCAGGTGCCCATCCTGGAGGATGACTCTTACAGCGACTTATATTACGATGCCCCTCCGCCAGCGTCCCTCTTAGCATACGACCGCCATGGGGTGGTGCTTCATCTCGGCAGCCTCTCGCCGGCGCTGGGCCCCGGGCTACGACTGGGCTGGATCGTGGCGCCGATGCCGACGCTAGAGCCGTTGACCGCTTTGAAACAGGTGGCTGACCTCCACCCAAGCACGCTTATTCAGGTGATGGCCTTGGAGCTGTTACGCAGCGGACAACTGGCCGCCCACCTAGGATGGGCGCGCCAGGTCTATGCGCGCCGCAGAGACGCCATGGAACAGGCCCTTCGCCGATATATGAGCGCAACGTCCTCGTTTCCGCTTCTAACATGGCAGACTCCCCATGGGGGCTTCTACTACTGGTGTCGTCTACCGGACGGACTTCGCGCCTGGGATGTGCTTCATAAAGCGGCACACGAAGGGGTGGTCTTCGTACCGGGAGAAATCTTCTTCCCCGACGGGGAGGGAGCCCCATTCCTGCGCCTGAATTTCTCGCATCCTACGGAGGCACAGATCGAAGAGGGCATCCGCCGGCTGGCGCAGGCGATCCAGCGGATGTGCGGGCCCAGTTTGGAAGCAGCTAGATCGATCCAGGTGGCCATCCGACCAGTGGTGTGA